From a single Papilio machaon chromosome 19, ilPapMach1.1, whole genome shotgun sequence genomic region:
- the LOC106715190 gene encoding uncharacterized protein LOC106715190, producing MRIAMSLRMLYVLVVCPVLLVSAVLTLTIDSQLGTSVEDCFERISIGEHLPRDAIYRNISELTTKECEQICKQDKQCQSYDYGVGAKGNATCNLSTISEKDIKDKSVLGRHPDYDVYVRRFQCEQSPPTPIQAEFDDPDGLLHRPTFKPASDPKKPLSDEVLDDLGSYSNSDTSKKPAYNNERPDDYDNSKPDYDSPPSYGLHKPQDVPYATENPQINISNTRPDPYDVLQFQDQYGRPRPQGTWRPEEMYGHRPDDFGPDPYRPEIPQYQYIIRPNRKPHQSSRPENDDGYGNKPDYNGKPDSYGQNIPSTSLDRPYKPNKPSNTYPSRPNDKPNYSYNSQYASNYGSQYHDNSIYLEIYDPPRTYKPPSKPNRPGYGINQGDYEYGHLGYGYDTFTSQNSYSHLQNSQSQYYGSGILNQDNSYRPDPEYSLKPTKPYDIQDGYGSQSSNNQNSGGYGLLSTSKPKPNKKPSYGGYGTQGATDSYGSSGYGSGGSGYYSNSQSFVGSENYESNSQSHYGSSHIQNEKPQNSNHGYGGDSQSNQATYGGSSQTSDKKPYKGQGYGSNNQNYGADQASYGFNNNEYGGGQTTNRPYGSGQGYGSNSQSHYGSNQGSYGDKYGSHHEYGSSNHNKPGYSDGSSNDKPYSSSLGYGSSSHSNQGAYGETSHSSNIPYGGSQGYDSSSSSYGSSKPQGSNSVYGNNNKKPSGVSTSYGDGYESSSGYNSNHASYGGTQYESSQGYGGQNTYDGNSNSYGGTHHSNKPYGGSTSSKPYGPNEGYNDRPVYVSNTEGNGGSGYDSAGYGGQTHSSGYNARPSHKPDRPSSSHSYTSQHNSQYQSQNSFESISSYNRPIDDGGYRKPGNQSSYGNGYDRDRLNVKPVYEYEIDRPDEASGYGKPNGDVITTRPVAVGDYTGKPNYGRDPGGETSYKACFRRVLAGKRTLRSHVRRVVNCERLEDCQRECAIEKRFHCESFNYRLDPAFRGKGLCELMTKPIEAFDLRRDFVEDKDYDFYELDRNSLEPNCPDTLKGPGLLHSGFLSNKRPGHDVDRWKDRIDWYDRSSQSEYERHYNERRRVVNSNRRYQNEVFVPYQIGVSRSDEDSESGRQYGGAYGGHNYYKDKTDYRKSFNHWQISDEAHRSNYYGVKSHSLNSDFNYNSLRKDSGWENSGYGYGAWKRGRWNNSWNGYDYGESDHYKYNKPPVYYELDRMDGPPAKDCSSRRRPGMSLGTGAIRRSLFARNVVECEAACFGEKEFKCVSYSYRYSNGRGSDNCFLSERPYRGLDMSADSDSDVYAMPQDQGCATVSRTPWVESECFWHVRSESAVAGSAARTSLTVTGLGACEAECIRAHAFFCRGFSFRFDSPKIGDDLENCILTSSPPTSLEIGHGLRTTAGHELYARGNYGRGCEPALYDDVQHKDTECFLKYDNAAKLKGTAVRGLARVKDEQECDRACTDAPFTCLSFSFTKKAPQGRDNCLLSEIRLFDLQRGVDYEPSTDDWLFAFDLFNERCWRKVHGKQEYDTPSFELPHPIAPSEYPPSGPTGHDHSGPSGPSYPSSSGSSGPDFKPGYPTGPEPPINKPGHSAPSGPGHKPSYSPGYVPDTAPSGPSGPDYKPYIPSSPGYIEPYAPTFKPAYPPPTYKPVIPLPPRKPLPIPPSGSDYRPAYPPSPPSGPGYKPIYRPIEPNRPPLPPKPEHRPGSSRPGYEGDREENGGLLMSWRQYTVSGFPCRRGTTCAQNHIAGHWACEPEGGEIGSWDYCCAPTHRCGYSEGFKKPWCYVGPTHEQWRPCSEKYYPYFKHKVPHPSQGQREPSSSQVSGQWRDRSGNIPQSGERPGPYLADADRSYWDNLYKNGPRAYYDKHGNPLPGYTRVPTEERPRIKYHHNQPQPGSGTWVPVPDLGGFDNRVVPEPLGAPRYWPVAYLHKGPPPNMTYFRYNETDHTSYDRSQSRESEDGIALPTERSINEFKRVDVIRSKGTDIEGRKIRDEPTDNKTDVDENILEFDNDTTTTTSTTTTTTTTTTTTTTTTPKSNSYKSNNDSEVINNQTDTNTTEIQISKPDNVDTNEEFDNIKGIDGKLGDFSKSIEVFELEDRSKCDKETDFKTLEAEERQIEAIGRLVASRRGGKLILEKRSQKDLESKNIAVDKDLLEFNFGNKFPTTERRGIIQRVSKDEIDKERFTNDKSLEVSETTFVRPPRILSTTENIRKAIVNGKVFYDATIREQRDLITNATRKAKSLKLDEARGPSVISTNLNTKRKTIQPRNVNPIRKVRRVFRKRYNPEEVRKRLLEREKNLKSSDNKPKVEEK from the exons ATGAGAATCGCAATGTCGCTTAGAATGTTATATGTCTTAGTTGTATGTCCGGTGTTACTCGTATCTGCAGTACTTACATTGACCATCGACTCACAACTTGGAACCTCTGTTGAag aTTGTTTCGAGCGTATTTCCATTGGGGAACATTTGCCGCGAGACGCCATCTATCGTAACATCTCAGAATTAACAACAAAAGAATGTGAGCAAATTTGTAAGCAAGACAAGCAGTGTCAATCTTACGACTATGG TGTTGGAGCAAAGGGTAATGCTACGTGTAACCTGAGCACAATAAgtgaaaaagatataaaagacAAAAGTGTTCTTGGTCGTCATCCCGATTATGATGTCTACGTTCGAAGATTCCAATGTGAACAGTCACCACCAACCCCAATACAAGCTGAATTTGATGATCCTGATGGATTATTACACAGACCAACATTTAAACCAGCCAGTGATCCAAAAAAACCTCTATCGGACGAAGTGTTAGATGATTTAGGGTCTTACAGTAACAGTGATACGAGTAAAAAACCAGCATACAATAATGAACGACCTGACGATTACGATAATTCAAAACCCGACTATGATAGTCCACCAAGTTATGGTTTGCATAAACCTCAAGATGTTCCATATGCAACGGAGAATCCGCAAATTAACATATCGAATACAAGACCTGACCCATATGATGTACTTCAGTTTCAAGACCAGTATGGCCGACCACGACCTCAAGGTACCTGGAGACCAGAGGAAATGTATGGTCACAGACCGGACGACTTCGGTCCGGACCCATATCGACCTGAAATACCACAGTACCAATACATAATTAGACCGAACAGAAAACCACATCAATCATCACGACCCGAGAATGACGATGGCTATGGAAATAAACCTGATTACAATGGTAAGCCTGACTCTTATGGACAAAATATTCCCTCAACCTCACTTGACAGACCTTATAAACCAAACAAACCCAGTAATACTTACCCCTCAAGGCCAAATGATAAACCAAATTACAGTTATAACAGTCAATACGCTAGCAATTATGGTAGCCAATATCATGATAATTCTATTTACTTAGAAATATATGATCCACCACGAACATATAAGCCACCAAGTAAGCCAAATAGACCAGGGTATGGTATCAATCAAGGAGACTATGAATATGGACATCTTGGATATGGTTATGACACATTTACTAGTCAAAACTCCTATTCACATTTACAAAACAGTCAGTCGCAATATTACGGGTCAGGTATATTAAATCAGGACAACAGTTATCGACCTGATCCAGAATATTCCCTCAAACCAACGAAGCCATATGATATACAAGATGGTTACGGTTCTCAATCTTCAAATAACCAAAATAGTGGAGGGTATGGATTACTATCAACATCAAAACCTAAACCTAATAAAAAACCAAGCTATGGTGGTTACGGGACACAAGGCGCGACAGATAGTTATGGCAGTTCTGGTTATGGTTCTGGTGGCAGTGGCTATTACAGTAACAGTCAGTCATTTGTAGGTAGTGAGAACTATGAAAGTAATAGCCAAAGCCATTACGGTAGTAGTCacatacaaaatgaaaaaccTCAAAACAGTAATCACGGATATGGAGGTGATAGTCAAAGTAATCAAGCGACTTATGGTGGAAGTAGTCAGACATCAGATAAAAAACCTTATAAGGGCCAAGGTTATGGCAGTAATAATCAAAACTATGGCGCAGATCAAGCTTCATATGGGTTTAACAACAATGAATATGGTGGTGGCCAGACAACAAATAGGCCGTACGGTAGTGGTCAAGGATATGGTAGTAATAGTCAAAGTCATTATGGGAGTAACCAAGGTTCATATGGAGATAAATATGGAAGCCATCATGAATATGGAAGTAGCAATCACAATAAACCAGGTTACAGTGATGGATCTTCCAATGATAAACCATACTCGAGTAGCTTAGGATATGGAAGCAGCAGTCATAGTAACCAAGGTGCATATGGTGAAACAAGTCATTCAAGTAACATACCTTATGGAGGCAGCCAAGGGTATGATAGTTCTAGCAGTAGTTACGGATCAAGTAAACCACAAGGCAGTAATTCTGTTTAtggtaataataacaaaaaacctTCAGGAGTAAGTACCTCTTACGGAGATGGATATGAAAGTTCTAGTGGATATAATAGCAACCATGCTTCTTATGGCGGTACACAATATGAAAGTAGTCAGGGATATGGAGGTCAAAACACTTATGATGGTAATTCGAACTCCTATGGAGGTACTCATCATTCTAATAAACCTTATGGCGGCAGTACTTCTAGTAAGCCTTATGGACCAAATGAGGGATACAATGATCGTCCCGTTTACGTTAGTAACACTGAGGGTAATGGTGGTTCTGGTTACGACTCAGCAGGCTACGGAGGTCAGACACATAGCTCAGGTTACAATGCCCGGCCGTCACACAAACCTGACCGACCTTCAAGTAGCCACTCTTACACCAGTCAACATAACTCTCAATATCAATCTCAAAATTCATTTGAATCCATTTCAAGCTACAACAGACCAATAGATGATGGTGGATATCGCAAGCCTGGTAACCAATCAAGTTATGGCAATGGATATGATCGCGATAGACTTAATGTGAAACCGGTTTATGAATATGAGATAGATCGACCAGATGAGGCGTCAGGTTACGGCAAACCTAATGGGGATGTTATAACTACAAGACCTGTGGCTGTTGGTGACTACACAGGCAAACCGAACTACGGACGAGATCCTGGCGGAGAGACATCGTATAAAG CATGTTTTCGCCGGGTTTTGGCGGGAAAACGGACCTTAAGGAGTCACGTCAGACGCGTGGTGAACTGCGAGCGGCTGGAAGATTGTCAGAGAGAATGCGCCATCGAGAAGCGTTTCCATTGCGAAAGCTTTAACTATAG GTTGGACCCAGCTTTCCGAGGTAAAGGTCTTTGCGAACTGATGACAAAACCAATCGAAGCCTTCGACCTTAGAAGAGATTTTGTTGAAGACAAAGATTATGATTTCTACGAACTAGACCGGAATAGCTTAGAGCCTAACTGCCCAGATACTCTCAAAGGACCAGGACTCTTACATTCGGGTTTTTTATCCAATAAGAGGCCTGGTCATGATGTTGATAGATGGAAAGATAGAATAGACTGGTACGATCGGAGTTCTCAAAGTGAATATGAAAGACATTACAACGAAAGAAGAAGGGTTGTTAATTCTAATAGAAGATATCAAAACGAGGTTTTTGTACCTTATCAAATAG GAGTTAGTCGCAGTGATGAAGATTCAGAAAGTGGGCGACAATATGGCGGTGCCTACGGCGGTCACAATTACTATAAAGATAAAACCGACTATAGAAAATCATTCAACCACTGGCAAATATCCGACGAAGCTCACCGATCTAATTACTACGGCGTCAAATCTCATAGCTTAAATTCAGATTTCAATTATAACAGTTTACGGAAAGACAGTGGTTGGGAGAATTCCGGTTACGGATATGGCGCTTGGAAGAGAGGAAGGTGGAATAATTCATGGAATGGTTATGATTATGGAGAATCGGatcattacaaatataataaacctCCTGTTTACTACGAGTTGGATAGAATGGATGGGCCACCAGCTAAAG ATTGCTCATCACGTCGTCGGCCTGGAATGTCGCTTGGAACAGGCGCCATCCGTCGATCTCTATTCGCTCGTAATGTGGTCGAATGTGAAGCCGCTTGTTTTGGCGAAAAGGAATTTAAATGTGTTTCCTATAGCTACAG ATATTCAAACGGCCGTGGTTCTGACAATTGTTTCCTTAGCGAGCGTCCATATCGCGGACTGGACATGTCTGCTGACAGCGACTCGGATGTATACGCCATGCCTCAGGACCAGGGCTGTGCTACTGTCAGCAGGACGCCGTGGGTGGAGAGCG AATGTTTCTGGCATGTGCGATCTGAGTCGGCGGTGGCCGGCAGTGCGGCCCGCACCTCTCTCACTGTAACTGGGCTGGGCGCCTGCGAGGCGGAATGCATTCGTGCGCATGCCTTCTTTTGCAGAGGTTTTAGCTTCAG gTTCGATTCCCCAAAGATTGGGGATGACTTGGAGAATTGCATTCTGACGTCATCTCCGCCTACGTCACTAGAAATCGGTCATGGACTCCGTACTACGGCGGGACATGAACTGTATGCGAGAGGAAACTACGGTCGCGGCTGCGAACCCGCTCTGTACGATGATGTGCAGCATAAGGATACAG AGTGCTTTTTAAAGTATGACAACGCTGCCAAGCTCAAGGGTACTGCGGTCCGCGGACTGGCGAGAGTGAAAGACGAACAGGAATGTGATCGGGCCTGCACCGACGCTCCATTCACATGCCTCAGCTTTTCTTTTAc aaaaaaagCACCTCAAGGGAGAGACAATTGTCTTCTATCAGAGATCCGTTTGTTCGATTTACAACGAGGTGTAGACTATGAGCCTTCGACTGATGACTGGCTGTTTGCTTTCGACCTGTTCAACGAACGCTGCTGGAGGAAGGTGCACGGAAAACAAGAGTACGA TACTCCAAGTTTCGAATTGCCGCATCCAATTGCTCCGTCAGAATACCCACCGTCTGGTCCAACCGGTCATGATCATTCAGGCCCATCAG gCCCGTCGTACCCATCTTCTTCAGGTTCCAGTGGGCCTGATTTTAAGCCTGGATACCCAACAGGACCGGAACCACCAATTAATAAACCAGGTCATTCCGCGCCATCTGGCCCCGGACATAAGCCCAGCTACTCTCCAGGATACGTGCCTGATACAGCTCCTTCGGGACCAAGTGGACCCGATTACAAACCCTATATTCCTTCTAGCCCTGGTTATATAGAACCTTATGCTCCTACATTCAAACCTGCTTATCCACCTCCCACTTATAAACCTGTAATACCTTTACCTCCTCGCAAGCCGTTACCTATACCGCCAAGTGGTTCCGATTACAGACCGGCTTATCCGCCATCACCTCCTAGCGGGCCTGGATACAAACCCATTTATCGCCCTATTGAACCGAACCGACCGCCATTGCCTCCAAAACCGGAACATCGACCGGGTAGTAGTAGGCCAGGATACGAAGGTGACAGGGAGGAGAATGGAGGAT TGCTCATGTCTTGGCGTCAGTACACTGTGTCAGGGTTTCCGTGTCGTAGAGGCACGACCTGTGCACAAAATCACATTGCCGGACATTGGGCTTGCGAACCCGAGGGTGGAGAAATTG gatCATGGGACTACTGCTGTGCTCCAACTCATCGCTGCGGGTACAGTGAGGGATTCAAGAAGCCATG gtGCTACGTGGGTCCTACACATGAGCAATGGCGTCCGTGCAGTGAGAAATACTATCCTTATTTTAAACACAAGGTTCCCCATCCCTCGCAAGGACAAAGAG aACCTAGTTCATCACAAGTTTCAGGACAATGGCGTGATAGATCTGGTAACATACCTCAGAGCGGAGAAAGACCTGGACCCTATCTAGCGGATGCGGATAGATCATACTGGGATAATTTGTATAAGAACGGCCCGAGAGCTTACTACGATAAGCATGGAAATCCATTACCAG GTTATACCCGCGTCCCAACTGAAGAAAGGCCAAGAATAAAATACCACCATAACCAacctcaaccaggcagtggaaCTTGGGTACCTGTTCCAGATTTAGGTGGTTTTGACAACCGTGTAGTCCCTGAGCCACTTGGAGCTCCTAG ATATTGGCCGGTTGCGTATCTTCATAAAGGACCGCCTCCCAATATGACGTACTTTCGATATAATGAAACTGATCATACCTCCTATGATAGATCTCAGTCTCGAGAAAGTGAGGATGGTATAGCTCTACCAACGGAACGTTCAATAAACGAGTTCAAAAGAGTAGACGTCATCAGATCGAAAGGTACTGATATAGAAGGCAGAAAAATAAGAGACGAACCAACAGATAACAAAACAGACGTTGacgaaaatattttggaatttgACAATGACACCACAACTACAACAAgtacaacaacaactacaacaactacaacaacTACGACAACCACTACAACTCCTAAGAGTAATtcttataaatcaaataacgATAGTGAGGTTATCAACAACCAAACAGATACCAATACAACAGAGATTCAAATAAGTAAGCCAGATAATGTGGATACAAATGAAGAATTTGATAACATTAAAGGCATAGATGGGAAATTAGGAGATTTCTCTAAATCAATAGAAGTATTTGAATTAGAAGACAGAAGTAAGTGTGATAAAGAAACTGATTTCAAAACTTTAGAAGCAGAAGAAAGACAGATTGAAGCAATTGGTAGACTTGTAGCTTCCAGACGTGGTGGAAAGCTAATCCTCGAGAAACGATCGCAAAAAGATTTGGAAAGCAAAAACATTGCTGTAGATAAAGACTTGTTGGAATTTAATTTCGGAAATAAGTTTCCTACGACCGAACGACGCGGTATCATACAAAGAGTTAGTAAAGATGAAATAGACAAGGAAAGATTTACCAATGACAAAAGCTTAGAAGTAAGTGAAACAACTTTTGTAAGGCCGCCTAGAATTCTTAGTACAACTGAAAACATACGAAAGGCTATTGTTAACGGAAAAGTATTTTACGACGCCACTATAAGGGAACAAAGAGATTTAATAACTAATGCGACAAGAAAAGCTAAGAGCCTTAAATTGGACGAAGCGAGGGGTCCATCAGTTATttctactaatttaaataccaAACGAAAAACTATACAACCAAGAAATGTAAATCCAATTAGAAAAGTAAGACGAGTATTTAGAAAGCGGTATAACCCAGAGGAAGTTAGAAAACGATTATtagaaagagaaaaaaacttaaaatcatCAGATAATAAACCAAAAGTGGAAGAAAAGTAG